Proteins encoded in a region of the Clostridium beijerinckii genome:
- a CDS encoding M14 family metallopeptidase — MVETVVSLGLAVDEKLVIKKNRLTSVNINEKAKRICIITGLHGDELEGQYVCYKLIRKIKENIKYLNGIVDIYPSLNPLGIDSVHRGMPTFDLDMNRIFPGSESGAMAEHVAAKIIEDIEGADMCIDLHASNIFLREVPQVRVSEHIKDKLVPYAKLLNMDFIWVHPESTVLESTLTYSLNNKNIPTLLVEMGVGMRITQEYGDQLVEGIFNLMKKLDIWNGKVSPVRDPIISTEKEVKFINANSSGIFMPCVKHLDEIKREEKIGEIFNSLTGEIEEEVISSCDGVVFTLREYPVVYEGSLIARVLGGVK, encoded by the coding sequence ATGGTAGAAACGGTAGTATCTTTAGGATTAGCGGTTGATGAGAAGTTAGTAATCAAAAAAAATAGACTTACGTCAGTAAATATTAATGAAAAGGCTAAAAGAATATGTATTATAACAGGTCTTCATGGAGATGAACTTGAAGGTCAATATGTATGTTACAAATTAATAAGAAAAATTAAAGAAAATATTAAATACTTAAATGGAATTGTTGATATATATCCATCTTTAAATCCGCTTGGAATAGATTCAGTACATAGGGGAATGCCAACATTTGATTTAGATATGAATAGAATATTTCCAGGATCTGAAAGCGGAGCAATGGCAGAACATGTTGCAGCTAAAATTATTGAAGATATAGAAGGGGCTGATATGTGCATAGACCTGCATGCAAGCAATATATTTTTGAGAGAAGTGCCTCAAGTTAGGGTAAGTGAGCATATAAAGGATAAATTAGTACCTTATGCAAAGCTGTTGAATATGGATTTTATATGGGTTCATCCAGAATCTACTGTTCTGGAATCAACACTTACATATAGCTTAAATAATAAAAATATACCAACATTGCTTGTAGAGATGGGGGTCGGAATGAGAATTACACAAGAATATGGGGATCAATTAGTGGAAGGTATATTTAATTTAATGAAAAAATTAGACATATGGAATGGTAAAGTAAGTCCTGTAAGAGATCCCATAATATCAACTGAAAAAGAAGTGAAGTTTATAAATGCTAATTCATCAGGAATATTTATGCCTTGTGTAAAACATTTGGATGAAATAAAAAGAGAAGAAAAAATTGGAGAGATTTTTAATTCCTTAACTGGGGAAATAGAAGAAGAGGTTATTTCATCTTGTGATGGAGTAGTATTTACATTGAGAGAATACCCAGTTGTTTATGAAGGATCACTTATTGCGAGGGTACTTGGAGGCGTAAAATGA
- the gabT gene encoding 4-aminobutyrate--2-oxoglutarate transaminase: protein MIEESNVKLVTSIPGPKSIEILEERKKYVADGVSVSTGIAIAEAKGALIKDVDGNVFLDFAAGIGVQNVGHCDPEIVEEIKKQTELFIHPSYNVVTYESYGALAKKLTEITVGDYEKKVMFANSGAEAVENAIKIARTYTKKTGVLSATGSFHGRTNMTMSITSKYKPYKNGFGPFAPETYKFDFPYSYRAPLGVSEEEYADECINRLKTMLKTTLSPDMIACLIIEPLQGEGGFVVPSAKYMRELQKVCNENNIVFIVDEIQAGFARTGKMFAHEHYGIEPDIITMSKSIAAGVPLSAVVAKKEIMDSACVGGIGGTYSGSPLGCVAALKVIEKIEKENLCEKSLKLGGYIMERLNEMKEKYTVIGDVRGLGAMVGLEFVKDRSTKEPAADLVKSIIKKCYENGVIFLNAGILGNVIRFLPPLVMTDEQVKYGMDVLEESIKECI from the coding sequence ATGATAGAAGAATCAAATGTAAAATTAGTAACATCAATACCAGGTCCTAAATCAATAGAGATATTAGAGGAAAGAAAAAAATATGTTGCCGATGGAGTTTCGGTATCAACAGGTATTGCTATAGCTGAAGCAAAGGGAGCATTAATTAAAGATGTAGATGGAAATGTATTTTTAGATTTTGCAGCAGGAATTGGTGTTCAAAATGTTGGACATTGTGATCCTGAGATTGTTGAAGAAATAAAGAAACAAACAGAATTATTTATTCACCCAAGCTATAATGTAGTAACATATGAATCTTACGGTGCTTTGGCAAAAAAATTAACTGAAATAACAGTTGGAGATTACGAAAAGAAAGTAATGTTTGCTAATAGTGGAGCAGAAGCAGTAGAAAATGCTATAAAAATAGCAAGAACTTATACTAAGAAAACAGGAGTACTTTCAGCTACTGGGTCTTTCCATGGTCGTACAAATATGACTATGTCAATAACAAGTAAATACAAACCATACAAAAATGGTTTTGGACCATTTGCACCAGAAACATATAAATTTGATTTCCCTTATTCGTATAGAGCACCACTTGGAGTTTCAGAAGAAGAATATGCAGATGAATGTATTAATAGACTAAAAACTATGCTTAAAACAACTCTTTCTCCAGACATGATTGCATGTTTAATAATTGAGCCATTACAAGGTGAAGGTGGATTTGTAGTTCCATCTGCAAAATACATGAGAGAATTGCAAAAAGTTTGTAATGAGAACAATATAGTATTTATAGTTGATGAGATACAAGCAGGATTTGCAAGAACAGGAAAAATGTTTGCACATGAACATTATGGTATAGAACCAGATATTATTACTATGTCAAAATCAATAGCTGCTGGGGTACCGCTAAGCGCAGTTGTTGCTAAAAAAGAAATCATGGATTCAGCCTGTGTTGGTGGAATTGGTGGAACGTATTCTGGAAGTCCTCTTGGATGCGTAGCAGCGCTTAAAGTTATTGAGAAGATTGAAAAAGAAAATCTATGTGAAAAATCATTAAAACTTGGCGGATATATTATGGAAAGACTAAATGAGATGAAGGAAAAGTATACAGTTATAGGAGATGTAAGAGGTTTAGGTGCAATGGTAGGATTAGAATTTGTAAAAGATAGAAGCACAAAAGAGCCAGCAGCAGATTTAGTTAAATCTATAATTAAAAAATGTTATGAAAATGGTGTTATATTCTTAAATGCAGGTATACTTGGAAATGTAATTCGTTTCCTACCACCATTAGTTATGACAGATGAACAAGTTAAATATGGAATGGATGTATTGGAAGAATCAATAAAAGAGTGTATATAA